The Streptococcus gwangjuense nucleotide sequence TACCGTCTTTAACCGTCTGACTGAAAAGGAACGCCGTGAGGAAGAGCGTGCCAAGGCCAAGGCGGAAGCAGAGGAACTTGTCAAAGGTGGCGAGATCAAGGTTGAAAATAAAGAAACCCTCAAGGTTAAGCATGAGGGTGGTGTGGTCATTGAAGGTGCCTCAGGACTCCTAGTGCGGATTGCTAAGTGTTGTAATCCTGTTCCTGGTGATGACATCGTCGGCTATATCACTAAAGGGCGTGGTGTGGCTATTCACCGTGTGGACTGTATGAACCTGCGCGCTCAAGAAAACTACGAGCAACGTCTCCTTGATGTGGAATGGGAAGACCAGTACTCTAGCTCAAATAAGGAGTATATGGCCCATATCGATATCTACGGCCTCAACCGTACAGGACTGTTGAACGATGTACTGCAAGTTCTTTCCAACACTACTAAGAATATCTCAACGGTCAACGCCCAACCAACCAAGGATATGAAATTTGCTAATATCCATGTGTCCTTCGGCATTGCTAACCTCTCGACGCTGACCACGGTCGTAGATAAGATTAAGAGTGTGCCAGAAGTTTATTCTGTCAAACGGACCAACGGCTAATGGTCTGAGTTCTTACTAGAAAGGCTATTATGAAAATCATTATTCAACGAGTCAAAAAAGCTCAAGTGAGTATCGAAGGTCAGGTTCAGGGAAAAATCAATCAGGGACTCTTATTGCTGGTTGGTGTTGGACCAGAGGACCAAGAGGAAGATTTGGACTATGCTGTGAGAAAGCTTGTCAACATGCGGATTTTTTCAGACGCAGAAGGCAAGATGAACCTGTCTGTCAAAGATATTGAAGGAGAAATCCTCTCTATTTCTCAGTTTACCCTCTTTGCGGATACTAAGAAAGGCAATCGTCCAGCCTTTACAGGTGCAGCCAAGCCTGATATGGCATCAGACTTCTATGATGCATTCAATAAAAAATTAGCGCAAGAAGTACCCGTTCAGACAGGCATCTTTGGAGCGGATATGCAGGTTGAACTGGTCAATGACGGTCCAGTTACCATTATCCTTGATACTAAAAATAGATAAGAAAGACCAAGCCCAGTCGGCTTGGTTTTTCTTATCTATCACAAAATACTCCAAAATGAAATCGGTTCCTGATATGCCTTGGGGAAATCTCTTTTCAGGCTTTGGCTTATGCGGTAGGAAGGGATGAGGTGTCCTAAGATTAGGAGAGTTCCCTGAAGGAAAAGTGGCATACCACTTAAACATATCAAGGAGAGAATGATCAGGCTATCCCATAGGAGGATTTGTAAGGCAAAACGCCAGAATCTGAGTCTAATCTGGGAATAGAGTTGACTAAAGTGGTCACAAAGTTGGTTGGAAAGATAGGTCAATAGCACAGGATGAAAGAAAATGAGCCAACCGCTATAAATCAAAATCCAGTCCCAAGTAAGTCCCTCTTTAAATGTCAAAAATGCCAGCATGATTCCATCAATGACAAGGAGTTGAATGCTTTTGATGAAGATGATTTTTTTCATGCTAAAACCTCCTTTTCCTTATAGGCACTCCCATAAAGAGATATGTTTGCCGTAAAAGTCTGGATAGTTGTTTCTTAGGTAGTCCGCTGTCCTATAATAAAAAGTAGAATGGCAAGCAGTGATGATTGGCATAAGAGAGTAAAAATGCTGAGAACTAACGAAGGCTAAAAGGACAAAAAATAGAAAGTCGCTGATGAGCACCCCTAAATAGTAGAAGCGAATCTTTTTATTGATTTGAGGATAAATCTCAGCGAATTGATGTTTGAGTTGGACAACCAAGCGAAATAGCAGTAGTCCTTGAGCAAGGAGGAAAATAAAACCAGTGAGCAAGAGCCGGTCGAAATCTGTCTCGGGTCTAGTGCTAAAAAATGCGAATAGTAGCAAATCGATAACTGCAATTGCTGTAAAATGGAGTCTAAAGAGTTTTTTCATAAGATGACCTCCCTCTTTTATCTATTTTCATTCTACTCCAAAAGAATGGGAGTTACAACTAAAATGATAAAAATAGCAGAAGGGAGATTCTCTTAAGTCGACTTGTTTTTTATTTAAGTTTTCTTCTATTATCTTACTTCTTCATCATTCCAGACAAATAAAGCTCCGATTGCATTGAGGATATAAAAGATGTATTTTCCAATATTGGCAAAATTCCCTTGAATACCAGCTTTTGTCAGCTGAACAAAATTGTAAATCAACCAAAAGCCCCACTGAGTTGTTAGTTTCAATGCGTTAAAAGCATTGGCAATGAGAGACAGTGCAAAGGCAATAGTTGTCACGTAGGCAAGGAGATTCATCTTGCCTCCATAACCGATATAGTTGGTCACAAAGGCAAAGAGGAAGGCGATGATGGAAATGATGATGGCCGCTAATTTTAGCTGTTTTTGGCTCATTTGGTTGGGTCTGCCTTCTTGCGAAGCTTCCCATTTCTTAATAGCAAAGGTATAAATGAGGAAGGTGACGGGATAGGTAATGATGGCTGCCTTATTTCCAAGGATATAATCAATGGTACCAGATAAAATCGTATTAACAATACCAAAGTAATTTCCCCATTTGCTTAATTTTCCCGTGAAACGAGTGGACAACATGGAAATCCCAACGTTGGTTACGGAAATTAATCCAAAGGGTACAAGAGCTGTCCATGGTCCCCAGTCTACAAATTTATCGAGGCGTGAGTTGAGGTAACCAGATGCAATCGCAATCCCAACGACCAAAGCAACCCCGAAGAGATCAAACCATTTGGATGTCGCAAAAATTTTTAGTGATTTTTTCATATATTAAGATATCTTTCTTTTTTGACAAATATTATACAACTAAATGAAAGTAAAATCAAATGATAGAAATAAAACCCTGAAAATAAAATTTTCAGGGGTGGTTGGGGTACTTGAGAAATCAGTCGATTTTTTCGACATAGAGTTGTTTGGCAATGTCCATACTTACTTGTAAGTCCTCGTCTTTACTAAGGATAGTGAAGGTATTGCTGAAGCCATCAAACTGCTGGACTTGGATATGGTCACCGATGTGAAGTGAGTGCTTATCCAAATAATTGAGAATGTCAAAACTATCATGCACCCGAGTCAGGCGGTAGGCGCCAGCTTCCTTGATATCAGCTAGTGGGAGGTTATTGATTTCAACTAAGAGTTCTCCCTTGGCAGGAATAGTACCTCCGTGGGGGCAGGTCTTGGGGAATCCTAGTAGTTTATCCAGTCTTTCCACGAACAGGTCAGAGACAGTGTGTTCCAATACCTCAGCTTCCTCGTGAATCTGGTCACTCGTATAGTCTAAATGATGGACTAGAAAAACTTCAATCAAACGGTGCTTACGATAGAGCTCAGAGACCAGCTTGAGGCCGATGTCAGTCAGTAGATAACCGCATTCCTTGTCCTTGAGGATGAGATTTTCGCTCTTCATCCGTTTAATCATTTCAGTTACGGCAGGGGGAGAGACTTGCATACGAGCTGCAATTTCCTTGTTGGTAATCTTATGCAAATCTATGCCAATTTCATAAATACACTTTAGATAATCTTCTTTATTCGGGGTCATTCGTTTCCTCTTGTCTAATATCTTTATCTAGTATATCAAAAAAAGCTAGATTTCTCTAGCTATCTGCCACAATGGCTTCTAATTTAGTTCTTTAGCAGCTGCAATTGCGGCTTCGAAGTTTGGTTCAGAATTGATATTGTCCACGTATTCAACGTAGCGAATAGTATTGTCAGTGTCGAGGACAAAGACCGCGCGTGCCAATAGGTGCCACTCATTGATTAAGAGGGCATAATCACGTCCAAAGGACTGGTCGAAATAGTCTGAGAGCATGATGGCATTTTCAATACCTTCAGCACCGCACCAACGTTTTTGGGCAAAAGGGAGGTCCATGGAAACAGTCAAGACAACCGTATTATCCAGTCCAGCCAGTTCTTCATTAAAACGACGCGTTTGAGTTGAGCAGATACCTGTATCGATAGAAGGCACGACACTCAAGACTTTTTTCTTGCCATCAAAATCAGCCAGAGATTTTTTAGAAAGGTCTGTTGTAGTGAGTGAAAAATCAAGTGCCTTGTCGCCGACTTGTAGTTGTTTACCTGTAAAGCTCACAGGATTTCCGAGAAAAGTTACCATAGGATACTCCAATCTTTTTTCTTCCATTTTAGCTGAAACAGTCGGAATTTTCCAATGATTTGACCGGAAATATGGATATAGAAAAAACGCCAGCTCATGAGAGAATGACGTTTTTCAGAGGCTTATACTAAATGAAAATCAAAGAGCAAACTAGGAAGCTAGCCGCAGGTTGCTCAAAGCACCGCTTTGAGGTTGCAGATAAAGCTGACGTGGTTTGAAGAGATTTTCGAAGAGTATTATTTTGCCAATCCTTCAGCAATCTTATCAAGGTTGTATTTCATCATGTTGTAGTAGCTGTCGCCTTCTTTACCTTGTTCTGCGATAGAGTCAGTAAAGATTTGTGCGTAGATTGGGATGTTTGTGTCTTGTGAAACAGTCTTCATTGGACGGTCATCCACACTTGATTCTACAAAGAGGGAAGGAGTTTTGGTTTGGCGAAGTTTTTCAACCAAGGTCTTGATTTGTTCAGGTGTTCCTTCTTCTTCAGTATTGATTTCCCAGATGTAGGCACTTGGGACACCATAGGCTTTAGAGAAGTATTTGAATGCTCCTTCGCTGGTTACAATGAGTTTCTTTTCAGCAGGGATGTTATTAAATTTATCCTTGCTTTCTTTATCAAGTTTGTCTAATTTATCAGTATATTCTTTGAGATTTTTTTCGTAGAATTCCTTGTTGTTAGGATCTTTGGCGCTCAATTGTTTGGCAATGTTTTTAGCAAAGATAATCCCATTTTCAAGGTTAAGCCAAGCGTGTGGGTCTTCTTTTCCTTTTTCATTTTTTCCTTCAAGGTAGATAACTTCAACGCCTTCGCTAACTGCAAAGTAGTCTTTGTTTTCAGTTTTCTTAGCATTTTCTACTAATTTTGTAAACCAAGCATTGCCACCTGTTTCAAGGTTGATACCGTTATAGAAAATGAGGTCAGCCTCAGAAGTTTTCTTAACGTCTTCAGGAAGTGGTTCGTATTCGTGTGGGTCTTGACCAATAGGAACGATACTGTGAAGATCAATCTTGTCACCAGCAATATTTTTAGTAATATCAGCGATGATTGAGTTTGTGGCAACAACTTTTAGTTTTTGACCAGAAGCTGCATCTTTTTTTCCGCTAGCACATGCTACAAGAGCAATGACGGAAAGAAAGAGAACGAACAATGTACCTAATTTTTTCATTAGATCCTCCAATTTATTGGGGCTTTACCCCTTATTTTAACAAATGTTTATTTTTCAGTTTCAAATATCGTTGTTTTGGAGCGATAAAGAAGCTAATGAGAAAGAAACTAGCAGCTGTGAGCACGATACTAGAACCTGCCGCAACGTTAAAGCTATAACCGATAAAGAGTCCCAAAACTGAAGCAGTAGCTCCAAAGGTTGAGGAAAGGAAAATCATGCTTTTCAGGCTATTAGCATACAGATAAGCAGTTGCAGCTGGGGTAATCAGCATGGCTACAATCAGGATAGTTCCGACACTTTGCATGGCTGTCACAGACACGAGAGTCAGGAGTACCATGAGAAGGTAGTGATAGAAATTGACAGGCATTCCCATGGCTTTAGCCAAGAGTTCATCAAAGGAAGTTATCAAGAGTTGCTTGAAGAAAATCCAGATTAACAAGAGAATGACTGCCCCAACACCCATAGTAATAAACATATCCGTATCTTGGACGGCCAGGATATTACCAAAAAGGATATGGAAAAGGTCAGTTGAACTTTTAGCGACACTAATCAAGATGATACCGAGGGCTAAGAAAGAAGAAAAGGTAATGCCGATGGCGGTATCGCTTTTGATAATCGAATTTCCCTTGATGTAGGTAATGATGATAGCAGCTAGCAATCCAAAGACAATGGCTCCTATAAAGAAGTCAAGGCCCAAGATAAAGGAGAGGGCAACACCTGGTAAGACAGCATGTGAAATGGCATCTCCCATGAGTGACATCCCGCGTAGGATGATGAAACATCCCACAGCTCCAGCTACGACCCCGACGACAATGGCTGTTATCAAGGCATTTTGTAGGAAATGGAATTTTTGCAATCCATCGATAAATTCTGCAATCATAGGTCACCTCCATTGAAAAAGAGTCGATTACCGTAAGCTTCTTTGAGATTGGCTTCGGTAAAGGTTTCTTTGGTTGGACCAAAGGCGATCACTTCTCGATTGACAAGCAAGACTTGATCGAAGTAGTGGGGAACCTTGCTGAGGTCGTGGTGGACGATGAGAACCGTCTTCCCAGCTTTTTTCAAATCTCTCAGCGTATTCATGATGATTTCCTCACTGACAGAGTCAATCCCAACAAAGGGTTCATCCAAGAGGATATAGTCGGCTTCCTGAACCAAACATCTGGCAATCAAGACCCGCTGGAATTGACCTCCAGACAGTTGACTGATTTGCCGTTCAGCATAGTCAGCTAGGCCGACGATTTCAAGGGCTTCCTCTACTTTTCTCCAATGTTTAGCGTTTAAACTGCGAAAGAGAGGGATAGAGGGAAAGAGTCCTAACGAGACGCACTCCTTGACCTTGATGGGAAAGTTGTAGTCGATATTGATTTTTTGTTCGACATAGGCAATTCGGTGTAAGGATTTTTTAACTTCCTTGTCATCGAGAAATGCCTGACCTTGATGTGGGATAATTCCCAGCATACCTTTTAATAATGTTGATTTTCCAGCACCGTTTGGACCAATGATACCGGTAATTGTTGGTCCTTGGAGCACTAGTGAAATATCCTTAAGTGCCAATGTTTCTTTGTAGGAGACACTGAGGTTTTCGATACGTATCATACAGTTGTATTCCTCCTGCCTCTTAATATACCTTAAAAAAAAAATTAAGTCAAGTTAATTTTTGAAAAATTTAAAATAATAACTGAAAAATGATGGAAAAGGAAAGTCCATTTTTAATTGCATTCCCAAGCAATTTTTGTTAAGCTAGCAATAACTTAAAAAATGAAAGCGAGAACAAGATGACACGTTATCAAGATGATTTTTATGATGCTATCAATGGAGAATGGCAGAAGACAGCTGAAATCCCAGCAGATAAGTCTCAAACGGGAGGTTTTGTTGATTTAGACCAGGAAATTGAAGACTTGATGTTGGCGACAACAGACAAGTGGTTGGTAGGAAAAGAGGTACCTGAGGATGCTATCTTGGCAAACTTTGTCAAATACCACCGCCTAGTTCGTGATTTTGATAAGAGAGAAGCTGACGGTATCACACCTGTCTTACCACTCCTTAAAGAATTCCAAGAGTTGGAGACTTTTGCGGATTTCACTGCTAGACTAGCAGAGTTTGAACTTGCAGGAAAACCTAACTTCCTTCCTTTTGGTGTATCGCCAGACTTTATGGATGCAAGAATCAATGTTCTATGGGCCAGTGCTCCAAGCACGATCCTGCCAGATACGACCTACTATGCAGAAGACCATCCTCAGCGCGAAGAGCTCTTGACTCTTTGGAAAGAAAGCAGCGCAAATCTTCTCAAGGCTTATGATTTCTCTGATGAAGAAATTGAAGACTTGCTAGAGAAAAGACTTGAATTGGATCGCCGAATTGCAGCAGTGGTGCTTTCTAATGAAGAAAGTTCAGAGTATGCTAAACTTTACCATCCATATGATTACGAAGATTTCAAGAAATTTGCGCCTGCCCTACCTTTGGATGACTTCTTCCAAGCCGTTCTTGGACAAGTGCCAGACAAGGTTATCGTAGACGAGGAACGTTTCTGGCAAGCAGCAGACCAATTCTATAGTGAAGAGGCATGGCCTCTCCTCAAGGCAACCTTGATTTTGAGTGTGGTTAATCTCTCAACCAGCTATTTAACAGAAGAAATTCGTATCTTGTCAGGTGCCTATAGCCGTGCGCTTTCAGGAGTTCCAGAAGCTAAAGACAAGATCAAGGCAGCCTACCAGCTAGCACAAGGTCCATTCAAACAAGCCTTGGGTCTCTGGTATGCCCATGAAAAATTCTCCCCAGAAGCTAAGGCAGACGTAGAAAAAAAAGTGGCAACCATGATTGATGTCTATAAGGAACGCTTGGCTAAAAATGACTGGCTGACTCCTGAAACTCGTGAAAAGGCCATCGTCAAACTCAATGTCATCAAGCCTTATATCGGTTACCCAGAAGAATTGCCAGCACGCTACAAAGACAAGGTAGTGGATGAAAATGCTAGTCTTTTTGACAATGCTCTAGCCTTTGCGCGTGTGGAAATCAAACACAGTTGGAGTAAGTGGAACCAGCCTGTAGATTACAAGGAGTGGGGCATGCCTGCTCATATGGTCAATGCCTACTACAATCCACAGAAGAACCTGATTGTTTTCCCAGCGGCTATTTTACAGGCACCTTTCTATGACTTGCATCAGTCATCTTCTGCTAACTACGGTGGTATTGGGGCAGTTATTGCCCATGAAATTTCCCACGCCTTTGATACCAATGGAGCTTCCTTTGATGAAAATGGTAGCCTAAAGGATTGGTGGACAGAGAGTGACTATGCTGCCTTCAAGGAGAAAACACAAAAAGTCATTGACCAATTTGATGGACAGGATTCTTATGGTGCAACCATCAACGGTAAATTGACTGTGTCAGAAAACGTGGCTGACTTGGGAGGAATCGCTGCAGCGCTTGAAGCAGCCAAGAGAGAACCAGACTTCTCAGCAGAAGAATTTTTCTACAACTTCGGTCGCATTTGGCGCATGAAAGGTCGTCCAGAATTTATGAAACTTTTGGCTAGTGTCGATGTGCACGCACCAGCCAAACTCCGTGTCAATGTGCAAGTACCAAACTTCGATGATTTCTTTACAACCTATGATGTCAAAGAAGGAGATGGTATGTGGCGTTCACCAGAAGACCGCGTGATTATTTGGTAATGAATCGAATCTAATACTAAAATCCGTAAATCTGTATAGGATGGGTTAAAGAGGTTAATATGAAGAAATTTTTAATGATATTTTCAGCTATTCTTACTGTTTTTGTTTTAGCATCTTGTGGTGCAAACAAAAAAGATGAAAAAATAGAACCTTCGGCAATACAATCATCTTCTACCAAAGAGGAACAGAAGGAAAACTCTACGAAGTCAGAGAGCCAAACTAGTACAAGTTCTTCAATGGCAACGCCGTCAACAACAATGGAAACGAAAAGCGAAACAGGAAAAGATTTGTACAAGGAAGTAATAGAGCGGTACAATCACTATCAGGCACTTTTAAGTAGTGGTGACCGAGAATCCTTGTATGAAAAGTTGAAACAGAACAAGATTTTTTCTGAAGAGTATGGCTATATCTTTACACTAAGCACCTACGATAAACCAGCTAGTCTTCATTATGTGTTTGCTGATTTAAATAATGATGGTCAGGATGAATTGATTATTGGAGATAAAAAATATATAGGGGCCATTTACTATTTAGAGAATAAACAACCCAAGTTGCTTCATACAGCTTATGTAGCTTCTGCAGGTGGTTTTCGTTCAAGTTTAGTTATCTATGAAAATGGTCAAGTCAGATATGCAGACTGGCAGTCAACACGACCAGAAATGAACTTAAGTCTGTATGCTTTTGATAAAGACGGAGTACAGAAGATTAAAGAAGGAATCTTTCAAATTGGTAGTGATCAAAAGCCAGAGCAAATCTTGGGGATTTCTTCTAATGAACTTGATTTAGCTAAATTTGAATGGAAAGAATTTCAGCCAGTCAACTAGTATTCGATGAAATTCAATACTAGACTAGATCCTAAAATCAAAAAATGGAGAATTGAATAGAAGTACACAAAAACCAAGGATAAAAAATTCCTTGGTTTTTTGCTAGCTAGAAAAAAGGATTGAAGGTTTTTTCGTGAGCAATAGTAGTAGCTGGACCATGCCCTGGATAGACATCATAGTTTGGCAGGGTGAAGAGTTGGGTCTGGATACTATGAAGGAGTTGCTCCATGCTACCAGTTGGAAGGTCGGTCCGTCCAATAGTTTCTCGGAAAAGAGCATCCCCTGTTAAGACTAGGTGAGCATCAGGAAAGACGATAGAAACACCACCGATAGAGTGACCTGGTGTTGGCAAGACAGTGAAACGAAATTCCTCTAATTGATATTCCTCATGAAAGCTAAAAGTGTGCTCAGCCGGTTTTGCGACCACATCTGCCATATCATCGTGGCGGGGAAGTCCAGAGAGATTATCGACAGGAGTATAGAGCCAGCTAGCCTCACTCTCTGCAATATAGACAGGAGGATTGCCAAAAGTCTCGCGAACCAGGTCCAGACTCATGATATGGTCATAATGGGCGTGGGTCAAGAGAATAGCACAGATCGGTTTGTTGATGTTCTCTATTGTCTGACGAATGGCTTCCCAATGGCTACCAGGATCAACAACGATGAGGTTCTTTTCACCTTCCAGGTAATAGGTGTTTTCATAGGCAACAGGATTCACAGTTTTATGGATTTTCATATTAGCTCCAATCTCAAAGAATGTACTAAGATAAGTATAGCACAGTTGGGGAGAATAGAGTGGACAGAAAATCCTTCTCTTTTAAAGAAGGTTACTGGTTATCTATTTCATTCTGTCTAAAATAAAGATAGCTATTTTTAGAGTTATGAACTAGCTAGAGCTTTTAATTGACTGGGATTTAAAATAAAGTTAATGATTTGGAGAGTGAATTAATGAAACAAGTAAATTGTACTCTGTATTAGAAGAAAGTTTGTAATAAAAGAAAACAAAATATACATGTATAGTTAATATAAATTAATATACTGATTATTAAAAAATATAGTGTGTGGCCTATGACAGTTTGATGCATCTTATTTTACAACTTAAAGAGTCTGAAAATTGTTGTATTTTTGGAAAATATTTATTTTAAATTTAGAATAAAAAAATAAGTCATTTTATTTGCTACAGACTAGAAAATATGATATCATAAAGTTGTATGTTGTAAACAATTTTATGATATCAAACTTCACTTCTAACATCTTTTGTTTCATCTGAGGTTACCTGTGAGTTTTCGATATCAATAACTTGTAAATCGACATCAAAATAAAAAAGGAGGTTGTGGGTCTAAATGAAAGGCAAGCAACAACAAGATTTTAGAGTAGAAAAGTACATCCGTTATGGTATCCGGAAATATAGCTTTGGAGCAGCATCAGTAGCAATTGCAGCTGGTTTGATGTTCCTTGGAAATGGTGCGGTATCAGCAACGGAAGTTCAAGGTGCTGAAACATCAGTAGCGGCAGCTACTGCCCCAGCAAATCAAGCGGATTCTAATAAAGATAAGGAAGCCGTTAAGCCAGAAACTAAAGTAGCGGAAGCAAAACCTGAAGTTAAAGTACAGGAAGCTAAAAAAGTTAATAAAGCTGTCCTAGAAGCAAGCATTGCAACTTTGGAGTCTAAACTTTCAACTGCTAAATATGCAGATGCTACAGTAGTAAGCTCAGCTAAGGAAGTATTGGCAGCAGCTAAAGCAACTCTTGCAAAAGCAGATGCTAGTCAAGCTGATGTAGATGTTCAAGCAGAAACTGTATCAGCATTGAGTACTGTAGTTACTGAATCAAATACTGCTGGTTTCGATAAAAAGAAAGCAGCAGAAAAAGAAGTGGCTAAAGCAGAAGCTGAAAAGAAAGCTACTCCAGCAGAAAAATCTCTTTCAGAAGCTAAATCAGCGCTTGACAAAGCTTCATCAGAAGCAGATGTAACAAACAGACTTGCAAAATCTGAACTTTCTAAGAAGGAAGTGAAGGAAGAAAACAAAGCAGCTGTTGAAGCAGCAGTAGCTAAAAACCAAGCAGTTCTTACTGAAACTAAGGCTCTTCTTGCTGATAAGAGTGTAACAAAAGAACAAGTAGATGCTCAATTGGCTCGTCTTAACGAATCAATCCTTGCAGTTTACAATGAATTGAAAAACGCAGGAATCGGCCGTGATGGTAAGTTCGCAGTCAACTTGGAAGATGCTCAAACAACAGCACTTAAAGACTCATCTACAGAAGCAGGACAAAAATGGTTGGCAGATCATGGTTACTCATCTCTAGCTGATATTCCTATCTTAAACAAAGGAAAAGATGATAAAGAGATAAAAGAAGCTTCTAAGCAAATCCAATGGCTAGATTTTACAGACACAGCAGCTTGGACTAACTTAGATGCAGATGGACAACTTCAAATCGGTTCAACTTTCAAAAAGGAGTTGATGCCAGGTTATGTTGTAACATTAACTGTTAAAGAGATGAAACCGTTCCATGCTACAGAGACTTATAAAAATCGTGTGGCGGGAACTGCTAGTGAAGATACTTATAATCCAGATGCAGTAAATAGCTTTAAACAAGCGACTGGTATCGGTGGTTCTGCTCAAACAAAATGGGCACACGTGAAAAACGCAGGTTTTGATACTGATCCACATAAAACTACCATTGCGGGTACTGATGATAAATCGGTTCAAAAGAATGGTACTATCGCTGGTGTAGTATTTAGTGTTGATGCTGAATATAACGGTAAGAAAACAAAACCAACTATTTTAATGACATCTGGTGAAGATATCAAGGTAAACGAAAGTGAAATCTACACTACAAACGGAACGCCTTGGGATTTATATGCATTGGTAGGTAACGCAGCAGAAACAACTCCTTATCAACCTAATGTGAAGATGAAAAATGTCACAAGCCCTCAAGAATTTAGCCCTGCAGACGCTAAACTTCAAAAAGCGTTAGCAAATTCTGCTTTTTCAACACCTGATACAGCAACATCAGGATTAGGTTCTCAAGTCTTTGGTAGTTACATCAATGGTGAAGGTGGTAACAAAGCTACACCAATCGTATCTACTGCAGGAGCAACTGAAGTTGGATTCTACATCATTTCGGGTGGAGCTCAGTCATCTATGATTGGTATCTCTTTATCAGACTTTGGAGATCTTCCAGAATCTTATGGTAAAGCAGAGCATTCTCTCAGAACATCTACTACTGACTATGCAACCAATCAAGTAGAAGAAATTCAACAACCATATCTAGGTACAGTAAAAGCTGACCCTGAAGCGCAAAATGGTGAGCGCGTACGCGGTATCGGATCAGATGATGCTACTGACAATGGCGATGAAGGTGTAGCACAACTTATTGCTCTAGAAAATGTTCATATCAATAAAGATAATGGTGAACCAGAAGTTAAACTTGTCCAAGGTGCAGATAATACATACCGTGTCAAAGTAGTTGCTTCAGCAAATGGTAATGACAAATACACAGGTACAGTAGAACCTGCTTACGTGCGTGGATTTATCGATTTCAACAATAACGGTAAATTCGATGAAGGTGAAGCATCTGATATCGTTAAAGTAACTGGAAACAATGAAACAGTGGAATTAGTGTTCCGAAACACTCAGGTTGTTGATACAACTAAAGATAAAGTTAACTTCCGTACACGTATCGCTAAATCTGAAAAACAAGTAACCAAACCTACTGGTATTGCTTTCTCAGGTGAAGTAGAAGATAACCAAATTCAAGTTGCTTTACCTCCACGTGGAGATAAGGAAGAAACAACTGGTAAACAAGGTGAAACTCAGTCTGTAGGTATTGAATTTGTATCACGTGCTCTAGGGGACGATGCTTCTAACCTTGGTTCAAACAACGGAAATACTACTTTCAATTCATACGGTAAACTAGATTACTCTGAACAACCAAACTCTATTAGCTTAGAAACAACTAAGAAAAAACAATCTCAAGGTGTTATGATTGTAGATCCAAGTGGAAACTTGGTGAAATCATACACTAAAGCAGGTCAAGGTACTTATACAGTAACTGATGACAAAGTTACCTTCACTCCAGAGCCTAACTTTGTTGGTAAAGCAGATGGTATCGTACTTCGTGCTGTAGATGCTAATGGTCATT carries:
- the dtd gene encoding D-aminoacyl-tRNA deacylase; amino-acid sequence: MKIIIQRVKKAQVSIEGQVQGKINQGLLLLVGVGPEDQEEDLDYAVRKLVNMRIFSDAEGKMNLSVKDIEGEILSISQFTLFADTKKGNRPAFTGAAKPDMASDFYDAFNKKLAQEVPVQTGIFGADMQVELVNDGPVTIILDTKNR
- a CDS encoding nicotinamide mononucleotide transporter, whose translation is MKKSLKIFATSKWFDLFGVALVVGIAIASGYLNSRLDKFVDWGPWTALVPFGLISVTNVGISMLSTRFTGKLSKWGNYFGIVNTILSGTIDYILGNKAAIITYPVTFLIYTFAIKKWEASQEGRPNQMSQKQLKLAAIIISIIAFLFAFVTNYIGYGGKMNLLAYVTTIAFALSLIANAFNALKLTTQWGFWLIYNFVQLTKAGIQGNFANIGKYIFYILNAIGALFVWNDEEVR
- a CDS encoding metal-dependent transcriptional regulator, which translates into the protein MTPNKEDYLKCIYEIGIDLHKITNKEIAARMQVSPPAVTEMIKRMKSENLILKDKECGYLLTDIGLKLVSELYRKHRLIEVFLVHHLDYTSDQIHEEAEVLEHTVSDLFVERLDKLLGFPKTCPHGGTIPAKGELLVEINNLPLADIKEAGAYRLTRVHDSFDILNYLDKHSLHIGDHIQVQQFDGFSNTFTILSKDEDLQVSMDIAKQLYVEKID
- the tpx gene encoding thiol peroxidase; protein product: MVTFLGNPVSFTGKQLQVGDKALDFSLTTTDLSKKSLADFDGKKKVLSVVPSIDTGICSTQTRRFNEELAGLDNTVVLTVSMDLPFAQKRWCGAEGIENAIMLSDYFDQSFGRDYALLINEWHLLARAVFVLDTDNTIRYVEYVDNINSEPNFEAAIAAAKELN
- the psaA gene encoding metal ABC transporter substrate-binding lipoprotein/adhesin PsaA, yielding MKKLGTLFVLFLSVIALVACASGKKDAASGQKLKVVATNSIIADITKNIAGDKIDLHSIVPIGQDPHEYEPLPEDVKKTSEADLIFYNGINLETGGNAWFTKLVENAKKTENKDYFAVSEGVEVIYLEGKNEKGKEDPHAWLNLENGIIFAKNIAKQLSAKDPNNKEFYEKNLKEYTDKLDKLDKESKDKFNNIPAEKKLIVTSEGAFKYFSKAYGVPSAYIWEINTEEEGTPEQIKTLVEKLRQTKTPSLFVESSVDDRPMKTVSQDTNIPIYAQIFTDSIAEQGKEGDSYYNMMKYNLDKIAEGLAK
- a CDS encoding metal ABC transporter permease, coding for MIAEFIDGLQKFHFLQNALITAIVVGVVAGAVGCFIILRGMSLMGDAISHAVLPGVALSFILGLDFFIGAIVFGLLAAIIITYIKGNSIIKSDTAIGITFSSFLALGIILISVAKSSTDLFHILFGNILAVQDTDMFITMGVGAVILLLIWIFFKQLLITSFDELLAKAMGMPVNFYHYLLMVLLTLVSVTAMQSVGTILIVAMLITPAATAYLYANSLKSMIFLSSTFGATASVLGLFIGYSFNVAAGSSIVLTAASFFLISFFIAPKQRYLKLKNKHLLK
- a CDS encoding metal ABC transporter ATP-binding protein; amino-acid sequence: MIRIENLSVSYKETLALKDISLVLQGPTITGIIGPNGAGKSTLLKGMLGIIPHQGQAFLDDKEVKKSLHRIAYVEQKINIDYNFPIKVKECVSLGLFPSIPLFRSLNAKHWRKVEEALEIVGLADYAERQISQLSGGQFQRVLIARCLVQEADYILLDEPFVGIDSVSEEIIMNTLRDLKKAGKTVLIVHHDLSKVPHYFDQVLLVNREVIAFGPTKETFTEANLKEAYGNRLFFNGGDL